The nucleotide window GCTACTTGTGACACCTATGACTATCCTCATAGAAAAAATTTAATATTCCATCTACCTAAATCTCTACTTAATTTTTTATCTTCAATAAGTTCCAAAATCTGCGCCTAGGATGTAACCTTTCTTTTTACTGTTCTCGTGGTCTCTGTTGGAGCTAAGTGAACACCCTTCTTGATAAGTACCCGAGAGACTTGGTATAAGGTGAAGTTCTGTGATTGATAGACGCTGTCCAGAACCAAATAATGTAGGTGGACAAAGGTTAAACTCATCTACTCACCTGATGGAAATTGTAATTTGTTGTTTAGTTGCATTGAAGTTTAGTTTTGTTAGCAAGTGATTGGGAACTGGCTTTACCTGATTACTTCTCTTGCTGTGTGAGAGCTTATCTAGTTTCTAGTAACTGTGATGGAAGTGGAAGATGTGCTTGTTTCTAAGATAGTTTCGGAAAGTTTGCGTTGACAATCGGGATCAATTGGAGAGGGTAGTAAAATTTCTGTCTACTTGATGAGAGTAAGCTTTATTGTTGCCTCGGGTGAGAACTTGAAAAAGTTGATAAGTTTAGTTAAATTTACCTGATGAAGGTGATAGTAAATGGTCAGGAGCGGGAAGTTGGTGTTACAAATTTGAGAGAGCTGGTTGAAGAGTTAGGATTTGATGTGAATAGGTATGTTGTGGTGGTCAATAATGAGATTATTCCTAAAAGTAGGGTAGCGGAGATTACTCTTAAAGAGAATGATGATATTGAGATACTGACCATAATGGGGGGAGGTTGATGGACGAGTTGCTGATAGCGGGATTGAGGTTGAAGAGTAGGTTAATAATAGGCACAGGTAAGTTTAGTGATTATGCCTATATTCCTGATATAGTGGAGAAGACGGGATGTGAGATGGTTACAGTGGCGGTTAGGAGGGCGAAAGACGGTATCCAAAAACCGCTTAAGGATTATATTCCTAAGGGGGTAAAGGTGTTGGTGAATACTTCGGGAGCGAGGAATTCTGAAGAGGCGCTGAAGATAGCAAGGATAGGAAGGGAACTTCTAGGGAGTGATCTTGTGAAAGTTGAAATAATACCTGATACTAAGTATTTGATGCCGGATAATAGGGAAGTTATAAGAGCATGTGAACTTTTAGCAAATGAGGGGTTTAAGCCTTTTCCTTATGTTATGCCAGACTTAGTGTCTGCTAGGTATATGGTGCAAGCTGGGGCAGTCTGTATAATGCCTCTTGGAGCACCTATTGGAACCAACAAAGGTTTGCTTACAAGGTATTTTATTGAAATGTTGAAAAATGAACTTGATGTTCCGGTTATTGTTGATGCTGGGATTGGAAGACCTTCTCATGCTGCTGAGGCTATGGAGATAGGAGTAGATGCAGTATTAGTAAATACTGCTATAGCGACTGCAAAAGATCCTGTTGGGATGGCAGTAGCTTTTGCGAAAGCAATTCAAGCTGGAAGGGAAGCTTTCCTAATAGGTTTGCCACTGGAAAAAACTTTTGCAGAGCCTTCATCTCCAGTGGATGAGTATCTAACGGGTTTTTTGAGAAAGTAGGTTTGAGGGATTTGTGATCTTACGGTTTCTGGAGTTATTTTGAATTGTTGTCTACCCTCATTTAAAATTTTCTAAAGCTAGGGGGGGAAGATGAGTTTTTCTCTGTCAAAAAGAGCTATAGAAATAGAGCCTTCGCCTACTCTATCAATTGGTGCAAAAACGAAAGAACTGATATCTAAGGGTCTGGATGTAATAAACCTGACGGCGGGAGAGTCTGATCTGCCTGTTCCTGAGTGGGTCCTTAAGAATCTTGAGAAATGTATCAGAATAAACGGCTCAAACACTTATAAGCCTACTGCGGGAATAACTGAGCTGAGGAAGGAAATTGCGGAGAAGTATAGAAAGTATAACAACGTTGACTATTCTTACAAAAATGTTGTAATATCCATAGGTGCGAAGCAGGCTATCTACTTGGCCCTAGCATCTGTGTGTAACGAGGGAGATGAGGTTATATTGATTTCTCCTTACTGGGTAAGCTACGTTGAGCAGATAAAGTTAGTGGGTGCAAAGCCTGTTATTCTTGAAACAAGAATAGATGATGGTTTCATTCCTAGTTTGAAGGAACTTGAGCAACTCATAGGACCTAAAACGAAGGCTATAATCGTAAACAGTCCGTGTAATCCTACTGGTGCTCTATATCCTCAGGATATACTTGAAAAGTTACTAAGCTTAGCAATTCGGAAGAGGTTTTATATAATTTCCGATGAGATATACGAGAACTATGTGTATGAAGGTAAGTTCGTAAGCTTGGCATCGCTTTCCCCCGATGCTAAAGAGGTGACCATAACAGTAAATGGATTTTCAAAGTCTCATTCAATAACTGGTTGGAGGATAGGATATGTTTGTGCCTCAGAAGAGATTGTCAGTGCTATGGATTCTATCCAGAGTCATATATCTTCTGGAACTTCCTCTATTGTGCAGTATGCGTTACTAGGTTTTCTTGAGCATTATGAGGAAGATGTTTCTGTGATTCAGAGGGAGTTTACGGCAAGAAGAAATTACATAAGAGATGAGCTTATGTCAGAAAATAAGATAAGAATTTTTGTTCCTCAGGGAGCGTTCTATTACTTCATAGATGTTTCAAAGTGTTTTAACGACAAGATCAAAAACTCTGTGACTTTTTGTTCGGAACTTTTAGAGAAAAAGCTTCTATCAGTTGTTCCCGGAATAGCCTTTGGTGATGATAAGTTTGTAAGGCTTTCTTTTTCCGC belongs to Brevinematia bacterium and includes:
- the thiS gene encoding sulfur carrier protein ThiS, whose protein sequence is MKVIVNGQEREVGVTNLRELVEELGFDVNRYVVVVNNEIIPKSRVAEITLKENDDIEILTIMGGG
- a CDS encoding thiazole synthase is translated as MMDELLIAGLRLKSRLIIGTGKFSDYAYIPDIVEKTGCEMVTVAVRRAKDGIQKPLKDYIPKGVKVLVNTSGARNSEEALKIARIGRELLGSDLVKVEIIPDTKYLMPDNREVIRACELLANEGFKPFPYVMPDLVSARYMVQAGAVCIMPLGAPIGTNKGLLTRYFIEMLKNELDVPVIVDAGIGRPSHAAEAMEIGVDAVLVNTAIATAKDPVGMAVAFAKAIQAGREAFLIGLPLEKTFAEPSSPVDEYLTGFLRK
- a CDS encoding pyridoxal phosphate-dependent aminotransferase; this translates as MSFSLSKRAIEIEPSPTLSIGAKTKELISKGLDVINLTAGESDLPVPEWVLKNLEKCIRINGSNTYKPTAGITELRKEIAEKYRKYNNVDYSYKNVVISIGAKQAIYLALASVCNEGDEVILISPYWVSYVEQIKLVGAKPVILETRIDDGFIPSLKELEQLIGPKTKAIIVNSPCNPTGALYPQDILEKLLSLAIRKRFYIISDEIYENYVYEGKFVSLASLSPDAKEVTITVNGFSKSHSITGWRIGYVCASEEIVSAMDSIQSHISSGTSSIVQYALLGFLEHYEEDVSVIQREFTARRNYIRDELMSENKIRIFVPQGAFYYFIDVSKCFNDKIKNSVTFCSELLEKKLLSVVPGIAFGDDKFVRLSFSASMDSIKEGIRRLKEFINSL